gcctctgcctcccgaggtgGTCTCAGGTATCCAAAGCTGACCTctgtacctttttcttttttctttttctttttttcttttttttttttggtttttttgagacagggtttctctgtatagccctgactgtcctggaacttactctgtagaccaggctggcctcgaactcagaaatccgcctgcctctgcctcccagagtgctgggattacaggcgtgtaccaccaccactggCTGACCTCTGTACTTTTGACTCACAACATAGCTGAGGATGATATGAACTAGTGGTTCTCTTGCCtacacctcccaagtgctaagttTACGTCTTTGGGCCATAATACCCAATTTTTGTGAACATGCTGGACATTTAACTCAGGACTGTGTGCGCctggcaagcactctgccaactgGGACACATTACCAACCCGCTGGCCCTGTTCTGTACCTCGGTTCCTCTCTTTTCTTGCCCACTTCgactgtttttgttctttttatttatatagattTATGGTtttgtattcagagcttcttcaGCTTGTGGGGCTTTTTAGTttatctgagacagggtcttgctatgcaaCCCTTCCTGGAATCACTATGTAGAGTGCTTTGAAATCACAGGGagcagctggacagtggtggcgcacacctgtaatcccagcacttgggaggcagaggcaggtggatttctgagttcaaggccagcctggtctgcagagtgagtcccaggatagccagggctacacagagaaaccctgtctcagaaaaagaaaccaaaaaaatatacaaaaaacaaacaagtagttATTACTTAATGATTCCTTGCTTATTTTCCAAATAGCGGATCACCTCTGAACTGCCCTTTTGTGGTTAATGTCCTTCAGGCTGTGTTGTTCTGTTGTACGTTCTTTGATGGGTCCACAACTCCTGGCCTGCTTGACCCAAGGATGTTTGTTTCCTGATAATTGTGGGGTCCTGCCTGTACTTAAAGCTTGAGCCTGTTGGTGTACCATGTGTTTAACTTTTGATATTGTAAAAGATTTGATATCTTTTACAAGGTTCCCATTCAAGAGCCTTACAATTGagttaccaaaacaaaacaagacacttAACATGTTAAGTAAGTTCATGGTTTTGTGTTGGGCTTCATCCATAACTGCCCTTGTCTGCGTGTGGCCTCTCTCACCATGTTAGGAAAAGCCAGTGGGCTTCAACCCCAGGGCTCTGTTaccctttctgttttgttttgttttgtcaatgtgtatgggtgttttgcgtgtgtgtatgtttgtgtacctgcTGAAACTGGAGGTTTCATGTCGGTGCTGGGAAGTGTCCGCTGGAAGGAGGAGGATACGTGCTCGTAACTGTTGCGCCATCTCTAGTCCCGCTCAGTTGGTCCCTGACTGGATATGCCTCCTCCACTCTTAGGAACTGGCCCTAAAGGGAGCTTGGGACCAGCACTTGTAAAGTGAATCTGCTTCCTTCATTTCATTACCATTTTGTtcgttgtttgtttgctttgctttgctgttttgagatagagtttctctatatagtctttgctgtcctggaactctgtagaccaggctggcctcgaactcaataaagatctacctgcctctgcctcctgagttttgggatgaaaggtgtggctaccaccaccacccagctaaattttgTTTCTTAGCTACTCCTACTGGAGTATCCTTGCCTTTTGAACTGGGGGAAGAAAACACACAGCTTCGCAGAACATGGTGCTGGCCTGGGCTTAAGCTTCCCGGTTCCATTTGCACCCCAAGTAGATCCAGCCTATTCTGTGATGACAGTGTTCCTTGAAGATTGTGGAAGTCTGGGTGCCCCTTTCTGTCTCGTctaagaagctggagagaagggACCCCTGTGTATCCAGTGCCTCATCCCGCATCACCCTCCTGAACAGGCTctgtataaatattataaataaatacatatttatattttttctgtccTTCATGGCTGGAAACTAGGAGGGCAGTTGACTCCAGAACATATTTCCAGCATCTCCTTCTCTCACACAGCAGGATTCCTGGTCTTTAAGCCTGAACTGATCTCCCGGCTGGAGCAAgggcaggagccatgggtccttgaTCTGCAGGGAGCAGAGGGGACAGAGGCACCAAGGATTTGCCAGACAGGTGAGGCCCAGGCCTTGTCACAGAGAAGGTCTGAATAAGAAGGAGCGGAGGTGAGGTCTCGAGACAGTGGGAGGCTGGGGTGAGCCCTGGTCACCAGGCTTGGGCCGCTGAGGAACACCTAGAAAGGACCTCAGCTAGGCGTATGGCCACCTCTGGGAAGACTATCCCATAAAAAGACAAGGACACAAAACCGTTGTTCATTTAGCGTCGATGTGTCACCTACTTAATGGTCACAGAGAAATCTGGCCTTTGGGATCAGGACAGGCAGGTAGCCTATGTGGATTTGGAGAGTCTTAAAGCAAAGTAGATATCGTGAAGGCCTCTTGGGGGTTCTGGGCACTAAGACCCTTGTATGAACTTTCTCCAAGGAAGAAGTCAGTGTGAACTACTGCATGTAGTCACGCTAACCTTACTGTGTCACATAATAAAACGTTCTGATTAAAAGTCACttaggaaggaaagagtttatttcagtttacatttcTGGGTAATAAGCCGTCACCGTGGGAAATGAGTGTAGAAGATGAGTCACCAACGGTGAGGAACACTGTCACTCTTACTGTCTGGCGTGGTTGAGCATTCTTGCTTATACAGTCTAGACGCAGGGCTCAGTATTGATGCTGTCCATTGTGGGCTAGGTCTTCTTTCCATAATCGTCAATAAAGACAATCTCACTGACAGATCTGAAGTTTctagttgaggtttcctctttccaggtaACCCTTGATGGTGCCAATCTGTCAGTACAAACTAACCGTCACACCTACAGCCGGGCTTGCGAGGTGTGGGATTGTGGTTTGGGTCCTTCTCAGAGAAGCCTgccttagaggacagccatggccAGGTTGAATACCCAGTTTGCTCTGGGCCCATCCTGCTAAGACACCATCTCTTTCCTCTTCAGCCCCGGTCTCATTCCTGTATTTTGGTCAGACCCCCTTTTGTCCTTAACTTGCCAGGGAGCATGCTTGGGGGCCTCTCATGAATTCTAGACTGACAGCCTGTCCTAAGGCTTGCTCGTTCCAGGCTCATTTTGAAAACTGTAGAATATTCCTTGGTGCCCGATGGGAGTGGAACTCTGCTTGTGGACCCTCTTAGGACCCGAGGCTCTCAGCACTCTGTCATGTAGGCATAGGCATGTCATCACAGTCCAGTGAACTAAATTGAGAGGGTCTCCTTTGTATCTCCTTGTTACACTTTGCACTTGGGGTATGTTGTAGTGCTGATACTTCCCCAAGTACCTGGCTGATTCTGCCTTTTTTCAGACCTCAGATGTAAGGaacatttgttttactttgtgtttATTTCAGACTCCGCTATTAGATCTGCTCGCAAGCAGACCTATGAGTACATAAGCCTTCTCAAACGGCAGATTCCTGGCTTTGGAGACAAATTGGATTCTAAGGTCTGGTCAGAGAATTGCCCGAGAAGCCTTGGGCTAAGAGTGAGCAGCTCACTTTTCCAGAAGCACCACTTGAATAGTGAGACCACAATGCCCAAGAACTTCACAAAGGATGCTGTCCAGGAAGGTAAGGAACTGCAGGCCACTGATCTGGGCTGTCAACCCAATGGCCAGAGAGAGTGTGTGAAGGGAACATCAGAAAACTGTGAAGTGTGTGGCCGAGTCTTTAGACCAGCTTTGAACCTGGATCCATATGAAATGAATATACAGGGAAGACCATACAGATGTCATGAGTGCCAGAAAGCATCATCTGACTGCACACAGGAGAAATTCACAAGTAACTGCCATGGGAAGAAGCCTTATGGGTGTGAGCAGTGCGGCAAAGTCTTCAGGCTGTGCTCACAACTCAGTCAGCATCAGAGAATCCACACGGGAGAGAAACCATTTAAATGTGTTGATTGTGGGAAAGGTTTCCGCCTGAGCTCAAAACTCATTCAGCAtcaaagaattcatactggagagaagccttacagATGTGAGGAGTGTGGGAAAACCTTTGGTCAGAGCTCAAGCCTCATCCATCATCAGAGAATCCACACAGGAGAAAGGCCATACAGTTGTCAggagtgtgggaaagccttcagcCAGCAGTCACAGCTCGTCCGGCACCTGAGGACTCACACTGGAGAGAGGCCCTACCCCTGCCAGGAGTGTGGCAAGGCCTTCAGCCAAAGCTCAACTCTAGCCCAGCATCAGAGGATGCACACTGGGGAGAAATCTCAATTGCCAAGAGCCTCGGAGAGCCCAAGCCTTATTGCCCGTCAGAGAGCTAACACTGCAGAGAAGCCATTTAAGTGTGAGGAGTGTGGGAAGGCTTTCAGGTGGGTCTCGCGCCTGAGTCAGCACCAGCTCATCCAcaccggagagaaaccttacaagtGCAACAAGTGCACCAAAGCTTTTGGCTGTAGCTCACGGCTGATTCGCCATCAGAGAACCCACACCGGAGAAAAGCCGTTTAAATGCGATGAATGTGGGAAGGGCTTCGTCCAGGGCTCGCACCTCATTCAGCATCAGCGAATCCACACCGGAGAGAAGCCTTATGTGTGTAGTGACTGTGGGAAAGCATTTAGCCAGAGCTCCAGCCTCATTTACCACCAGAGGATCCATAGGGGAGAGAAGCCATACGAATGCCTCCAGTGTGGAAAGGCCTTCAGTATGAGCACCCAACTCACCAGCCATCAGAGGATTCACACTGGGGAGAGACCCTATAAGTGCAGCGAGTGCGGAAAAGCCTTCAGCCAAAACTCAACCCTTTTCCAACACCAGATAATCCACGCTGGGGTAAAGCCCTATGAGTGTAGTGAATGTGGGAAGGCCTTCAGCCGGAGCTCCTACCTTATCGAACACCAGAGGATACACACTAGAGCCCAGTGGTACTATGAATTCGGGAACGCCACCGAAAGTTCCACCCTTCTGAACCATAAAAAAGTGCACACTGTAAAAAAGTTGCACCAGTGTGATGAGTGCGAGAAGATATTCAGGTGGCGCTCACACCTGATTATCCACCAGCGGATTC
This portion of the Apodemus sylvaticus chromosome 17, mApoSyl1.1, whole genome shotgun sequence genome encodes:
- the Znf7 gene encoding zinc finger protein 7 isoform X3, coding for MSVLPLPSLVCLCLSQQQQIPRSQSHAGFLVFKPELISRLEQGQEPWVLDLQGAEGTEAPRICQTDSAIRSARKQTYEYISLLKRQIPGFGDKLDSKVWSENCPRSLGLRVSSSLFQKHHLNSETTMPKNFTKDAVQEGKELQATDLGCQPNGQRECVKGTSENCEVCGRVFRPALNLDPYEMNIQGRPYRCHECQKASSDCTQEKFTSNCHGKKPYGCEQCGKVFRLCSQLSQHQRIHTGEKPFKCVDCGKGFRLSSKLIQHQRIHTGEKPYRCEECGKTFGQSSSLIHHQRIHTGERPYSCQECGKAFSQQSQLVRHLRTHTGERPYPCQECGKAFSQSSTLAQHQRMHTGEKSQLPRASESPSLIARQRANTAEKPFKCEECGKAFRWVSRLSQHQLIHTGEKPYKCNKCTKAFGCSSRLIRHQRTHTGEKPFKCDECGKGFVQGSHLIQHQRIHTGEKPYVCSDCGKAFSQSSSLIYHQRIHRGEKPYECLQCGKAFSMSTQLTSHQRIHTGERPYKCSECGKAFSQNSTLFQHQIIHAGVKPYECSECGKAFSRSSYLIEHQRIHTRAQWYYEFGNATESSTLLNHKKVHTVKKLHQCDECEKIFRWRSHLIIHQRIHTGEKPYKCNACGKAFNRSSRLTQHQKTHTR
- the Znf7 gene encoding zinc finger protein 7 isoform X2, which codes for MEAVTFGDVAVHFSREEWQCLDSGQRALYREVMLENHSSVAGLGFLVFKPELISRLEQGQEPWVLDLQGAEGTEAPRICQTDSAIRSARKQTYEYISLLKRQIPGFGDKLDSKVWSENCPRSLGLRVSSSLFQKHHLNSETTMPKNFTKDAVQEGKELQATDLGCQPNGQRECVKGTSENCEVCGRVFRPALNLDPYEMNIQGRPYRCHECQKASSDCTQEKFTSNCHGKKPYGCEQCGKVFRLCSQLSQHQRIHTGEKPFKCVDCGKGFRLSSKLIQHQRIHTGEKPYRCEECGKTFGQSSSLIHHQRIHTGERPYSCQECGKAFSQQSQLVRHLRTHTGERPYPCQECGKAFSQSSTLAQHQRMHTGEKSQLPRASESPSLIARQRANTAEKPFKCEECGKAFRWVSRLSQHQLIHTGEKPYKCNKCTKAFGCSSRLIRHQRTHTGEKPFKCDECGKGFVQGSHLIQHQRIHTGEKPYVCSDCGKAFSQSSSLIYHQRIHRGEKPYECLQCGKAFSMSTQLTSHQRIHTGERPYKCSECGKAFSQNSTLFQHQIIHAGVKPYECSECGKAFSRSSYLIEHQRIHTRAQWYYEFGNATESSTLLNHKKVHTVKKLHQCDECEKIFRWRSHLIIHQRIHTGEKPYKCNACGKAFNRSSRLTQHQKTHTR
- the Znf7 gene encoding zinc finger protein 7 isoform X4, which codes for MSVLPLPSLVCLCLSQQQQIPRSQSHGFLVFKPELISRLEQGQEPWVLDLQGAEGTEAPRICQTDSAIRSARKQTYEYISLLKRQIPGFGDKLDSKVWSENCPRSLGLRVSSSLFQKHHLNSETTMPKNFTKDAVQEGKELQATDLGCQPNGQRECVKGTSENCEVCGRVFRPALNLDPYEMNIQGRPYRCHECQKASSDCTQEKFTSNCHGKKPYGCEQCGKVFRLCSQLSQHQRIHTGEKPFKCVDCGKGFRLSSKLIQHQRIHTGEKPYRCEECGKTFGQSSSLIHHQRIHTGERPYSCQECGKAFSQQSQLVRHLRTHTGERPYPCQECGKAFSQSSTLAQHQRMHTGEKSQLPRASESPSLIARQRANTAEKPFKCEECGKAFRWVSRLSQHQLIHTGEKPYKCNKCTKAFGCSSRLIRHQRTHTGEKPFKCDECGKGFVQGSHLIQHQRIHTGEKPYVCSDCGKAFSQSSSLIYHQRIHRGEKPYECLQCGKAFSMSTQLTSHQRIHTGERPYKCSECGKAFSQNSTLFQHQIIHAGVKPYECSECGKAFSRSSYLIEHQRIHTRAQWYYEFGNATESSTLLNHKKVHTVKKLHQCDECEKIFRWRSHLIIHQRIHTGEKPYKCNACGKAFNRSSRLTQHQKTHTR
- the Znf7 gene encoding zinc finger protein 7 isoform X1 translates to MEAVTFGDVAVHFSREEWQCLDSGQRALYREVMLENHSSVAGLAGFLVFKPELISRLEQGQEPWVLDLQGAEGTEAPRICQTDSAIRSARKQTYEYISLLKRQIPGFGDKLDSKVWSENCPRSLGLRVSSSLFQKHHLNSETTMPKNFTKDAVQEGKELQATDLGCQPNGQRECVKGTSENCEVCGRVFRPALNLDPYEMNIQGRPYRCHECQKASSDCTQEKFTSNCHGKKPYGCEQCGKVFRLCSQLSQHQRIHTGEKPFKCVDCGKGFRLSSKLIQHQRIHTGEKPYRCEECGKTFGQSSSLIHHQRIHTGERPYSCQECGKAFSQQSQLVRHLRTHTGERPYPCQECGKAFSQSSTLAQHQRMHTGEKSQLPRASESPSLIARQRANTAEKPFKCEECGKAFRWVSRLSQHQLIHTGEKPYKCNKCTKAFGCSSRLIRHQRTHTGEKPFKCDECGKGFVQGSHLIQHQRIHTGEKPYVCSDCGKAFSQSSSLIYHQRIHRGEKPYECLQCGKAFSMSTQLTSHQRIHTGERPYKCSECGKAFSQNSTLFQHQIIHAGVKPYECSECGKAFSRSSYLIEHQRIHTRAQWYYEFGNATESSTLLNHKKVHTVKKLHQCDECEKIFRWRSHLIIHQRIHTGEKPYKCNACGKAFNRSSRLTQHQKTHTR